DNA from Homo sapiens chromosome 1, GRCh38.p14 Primary Assembly:
TCACACGcacaaacatcacacacacaaagaagctactctCCTTATAAACAGCTTGTAAAGGACTTCTCAGACATAACTACAGATAAGaataatacactttttaaaaaactataatagTGAAGTGCTAGTGTTGCTGATCTCACAACAAAAGAACCTTTCAAGAACAAACatcttaatatataaaatatgtttagaaaCAGGGAGAAGTGGGAAATTTGTTATACAAGTGCAATATAATTAGAGCAGAAAGAAAGACCACAGTATAATCTCAACAAACACGTAAAAAGTTAGACATAATTATTCCACAGGAAAAAGTGTAAACACTTGACTATAAATAAATTGGCACAGAGTATCCAAAGTAAAAGTATCAccactctgaaaaataaatgtcttgaaAAAAATACTCTACTCCTtctaacataaataaaaataggttGTCTTTTTCTAACTGCACCTATGGGTCCACATGTTTAAGGTCACAAATAGATGTTTTTGGATATATAAAGGGGCACTTCGCCTGCAAAAGTAATCAGATATTAAAGTTTCCATTTAAATATGGATTTTCCTGTCTACCTTGGTGTCATATCTTGGGGATAAAATATCACCAAGCTCAGATCCTCCCACAGTGTGTCTACTTGTTctcaatttgtctttttaaacttacTAAATATTCAGGGTTTATTTGGATTctaatataatctttattttcacAACAGAAAGGAAAGTTTCCAGTCGCACCTTTCTGTGCCTTCCATCTCTATGGGAGAgatccctcctctctcctccttcccagtGTTTGGTGATTTGTCCATTAGAAAAATTCCAGATAGCCTAAAGTTATGAGCCTGCATACTCTGAACTTCTGCCCTCATTCTTTCAACACATTAAGATTTGTGGCGGATGAATGTAGGAGAACTCAAAGTCTCCAGTGGGTTAAAACCACAACCCTTGGGGAGCCCCAGAAGTGGCTCATCTCGGGTGTCTCCACGAGGTTCTCCTGGCCTGGAAAATCCCCCCTGCGAGCCCCCGGGCTCGCCAGACAACCCCACCTGCCTGCGTCGGAAACCTTCCCTCGTCGCCCTGCTGACCAGAGAGAACAGGTAGCGAGCTTCTTCCCCGGCCGTCTCTCGAGGCGGCCGTCTCGCTGGGCCACCGCAGCCTCCGCCACCCGAGCGACGGCGCCCGTCCGGATCCGTAGCGTTTCGCGGACGCCGGGACAGGCGGCCCCCCGCGGCGCACCCCGCCCTACACGTCCAGGACGTGGTTGAGATAGGAGATGTAGCAGATGGCCAGGCGCAGGATCTCGATCTTGGAGAGCTTCTTGTCCGGGGGCAGCGTGGGCAGCAATTTGCGGAGCTCGGCGAAGGCCAAGTTGAAGGCTTCCACGCGGATGCGCTCGCGGGTGGCGTGGGCCGAGCGGTACTTGGCCGTGGCGCGCCGGCGGCGGCGCTTCTCCTCGCGGCTCAGCTGCTGCGGGTGCGGGTAGAGCGCGGCTCGGCTGCCGCCCTTGCCGTCGCCCTCGGCCTCCTCCACCGGCTCCAGGTCCGACACGCTGCCGAGCACCTTGGTGTCCGTGCCGCCCAGGGACTCCGGATCCGAGTGCGCCGAGCTGGGATGGTCCGAATCTGCTGCTTGGTCCGGACTCAGCatcattttggaggctgaggaggggtcGGAAAATTAATCAGTAAAAGGAATCAGGGTATTTTGCTGGAAGGATGGCTGCCGAGGCCTACCACGCCGGTCCTCCCAGCGGACGCGCGGCCCGGGCCCCCTCCCCACAGCAGGCCGGCGCGCGACGCGGGAGGGCGCCGATAGGATCTGGCCCGAGGGCGCGAGCCCTGCGCCTCGCCCTGGCGCGGGAGCCGGCGGGGACGCGGTTGACCCAGGCCGCATACTAGACTGGACACCTCGACTTGCAGACGGCCACAGCGGGCCTGTGGCCCTGGGCCTGGGGAACAACCGCAGGCCTGTGGGGTCGCGACTGGGTTTTTGTGCCTCTTCCGGCCAAATGCCAACCGCGctattcctcctccctcccttcgtCCCCTTCCCGGACAAACGAGCGATTTCGAACAACGAATACATCTGGGTTTTCACGGGGGCGGGGAGACGCGGGGTGCACTTCTCGCCCCGAGGGCCTCCGGCGAAGCAACCCGGCAGCCGCGGCGCCCGAGGGCCTGGCGCTGGTCTGGGGCTGCGCCGGGGGCGCCTGGCTCTGGGGTGCGGCCGGTCAGGAATCCCCATCCTGGAGCGCAGGCGGAGAGCCAGTGGCTGGGGGCGGGAAGGCTTCTTGGACCCCTCGCGCTTCTCCGAAATCGTAAAGAAATGACTAAACAAACGTGGGggagcctttaaaaagaaaattgactcCGATGCCCTCGCAGGCTCCCGGAGCACCATCTGTCACGCAGACAGCCACACACATAGGGGACCTAGGGACACGGCGACGTGGGATCAGACAATGCGCCCGGCAGTCTGGCGACCACCTTGCGGGAAAATGCCGGCAGCCGGGCCGCTGAGGGAGGAGAGGAtgcagagggaagggaagagaagggaagggccCGGGGCGGGGCAGGCGGGGACTAGCGGGTGCAGCGCGTGTTGTCCCGGCGGGAGCTGCATCTCTGCCGGCAAAGTTCGGGCGCTCCCGGAACCGGAGCTCGGCAGGCTGCAGCTGTCCCCGGGTGGCCTGGCCAAGTCCGGGCATGTCGGTGCTTAGCCTTCCTCTAACTTAACTGTGCCCTCTTGGAAACGCCACCTGGCCAGGCTTCTCTGGGGCGCCTGGAGCACTGGCCCGGACTGTGCGCCTTCTGGGAGGGGGCCGCTCAGAACCGCTGGGCTTCCGGGTAATTCGGGCTTCGAGAAAGGGCCCGGCAGGAGGAGAAAGGCCCCTGCAGGGGCTGCACGCACCGCCCCTGGGCGTCGGGAGTGAGGACCAGGCTGAGAACTCGGGGCCCCGGCGTGGGCAGCCTCCACGACGCTCGGCACGGGAGAAATCCGCGTCGGCGACGTATAGGAGCGTTTGCTtctagagaaacaaaagcaagGGGATGGGTGATCGGTTCCCAGCACCGCACTTGCAGAGGAGCGAATTGGGCCAAAACAGCTTTAATTTCCCTGCGAGGAAATCAGGTCCTCTacggcaaaataaaaacaaatgctcCCAGAGAGCTGCATGTGACTCCCTACGGGCTTTTCTCGGGTACGTTTATGAGTAGAACAACTTGCACCTACACAGTCAGCTTGAAAGGGCAGAAATAAATAGACGAGTAATGGAAAATCACAATAAGCCACTAAATAGTTGTAGTTCTGGTAAAAAGTTCCTGGGTTGCCCTCAAAGCACATTAAATTCTCCTctagatctttaaaaatattcataaatagtATGCCGTGTATGCGTTTTATCTCTTTATGGAATGAACTGCATCTATAGATACAGTATGAATAATCTAACTTATTTCaagctgaaaaaaattatttaaaggagTCTTACCTTGCAAAAGCCTTTTTGATAATCTGTTCTCCAATCTTTAGAGTTAAAATTCCAAGGAATAGCGAGGGGAGATTCcggaaaatattaaaagcagcaaatatttattacattcaaaaatgaaaaagcagctGTCATCTCGCTGGTGTCCGCAGCGAGGGACAATAATATCTCAGGATGTAGACGATATGAATGATTGTTCACTTAgttgatagattttttaaaaaacgctttttccttttaattgttCTCAAACATTGCAAGAAATTCgttgatgatttttttaaacgaTGTGTTGAAAAGTCTCGtgccttttttcctcttctaggtctctaaaaataacaaaagagatGCAGAGATAAACACAATCACATCAAAGGGCTGATTCCTCCACTTTCTAATAGCGGAATAATCAATAAGAAAGATGGTTAAGATAAGATTCCGCTCCTATCGTAtgcctttcttttccttaatACGGCTGAGCAGAAACTGGGAAGTGCAGGACAGAGATGTGATCTTGCtcagaagtgattttttttttttttttgagataaggctTTGTTCAGCTGATATCTCCCCAGTTCCCAGGAACACAATACTGTAACTAGGAGCTAAGgttgcctcttcctcttccctcactTACTTGTATGTTGTATAAATAGACACCTATTTTCCAGTTTCAAAGTCTTTCAAGGTTTGGCTATATCCCCCGTCCCCAGCCCCTCTTCTCTTTACCTTGTAGCAAAATATATATAGTCAGTGGCTTGGAGATGCTTGGAGAAAGGTTGGTGAAAAGTGAACGTCTCCTGGAGTAACAGTGACAAGGAAGCAGAGAAAGACGGGAAGAGGGTGGGAGAGCCAGAGCAAAGAGGCAGAGATGCGTGTGTGGCTTCTGGGCTCTCCTGGTACCAATTGATTCAGCCTGGAGATGGTGGAAGAGATAAAGGCTTAGGAAGGGGGatggaatttttttcccctaaattgaTATTTAATGGGAAATCCTATTGGACAGAAACCTGGACATGAGTCACTTAATTGGACTTGACATCTGTCACAGTGTGGGAGTTTTCACAGCCCAAATATTTTAGCAGATCAGATTCCCACTGAATCTGTGCCATAAAATATAACAATTGAAAAGCAGTTCATGATAGAAATCTTAGCCTCTAAACAGTATCTAGCCGTAGTCAGGCTATTTCTCTTTTCCAGATTATTGATGAAATATTTAAGtacaaataaacaatatattgACTATCAAAGAATTCCCCTGGCATATTACAAAGCCACCACTTTCccttaatatttagaaaaatatttgtgtcCAGAACATggaaatatatactatataagaTGCTGCAATAAAGTATTTAGACATGCAACAGCCAACATTTATTAgagatcatttacattttaaaagatacttcAGTAAGGTTTGATTAAGCATATTAACATTTTTGAGAAATGATCTGCTATGAGACTAACTTATCAATAGATGGTAAGAACCTTTCAATAGATTAAGCCATTGGTGGAACTAGAAAGAGAATCCACATATTCACGGACCACGACATGAGATAAttctacttttctgtatgtttgtttttctctccacccactcattcattcaagcTGAAATATGACATGCTACATGTGTTGATTATTGCACTTCATTCTTGCCCATCTTAACATGCTAATATATTGTACTGCGTGGCAGTGCTTGTGCCAAGATGTAAACACAAATTACCAGTGTGTCCCAGTACATAATGCCTTTGCCTTACATGATCCCATGGCCCTGAATTTGTATaccttataataaaaaataaaatctagttcAATTATTTTGCCACTTTATGAAGATACTCATAGTTAATATCAATAACATattatttgtgattattttaGCTTGTTTTGATCATACaagcttaaagaaataaaagagcatTACAGCCTTACTCCCACCCCGCCAGTTCCTAGGGGAACATTTGTGGAGAGAGGAGTCCTCACTTGTCTTCCTTAATTTTGCCCTAAAAGCAGATTTTATCACCAGGGGAGGCACATTGAGCAGCCCACCCCTGGGAGTGACCCTCCGGGTTTTTCATGGCTTCCACAAGTACTATTTGCCTTTGCCCACATTTTTGCTCCTTTGAGAGATTCCTGGACCACAATGGGGCAGGGGTCGGGGAAAGGAGGGAGTGCCTCCAACAAATAAGGGCACCAACACTCCCCAGCCTTGCTTCTGCCTAACCCCAGCACAGAGGTATATTTTAGATATCCCCAGAACGTTAAAGTGAAGATGGAAGCCGGTCCCATACAGGTGGCAATGGAAATGGGTGAGTGGATAAACACCCCAAGGTGGTGACaatgaagggagaagggaggttTTCTCACTCTAGTTAGGAACAGCCAATGCTAAGCATTCACACACAACCAGAAGTGTGCACACAGATGCACACCCACAGACACCTGTACCTCCTCCCCCTTCATCATACAAGCTGGCTGGCTCTATTAGACCACCACACATCCATACTGATGGATTGAAAAAAACTGGTGGGTCTAATCACCATAGCTCTAGAGTGGGCAGCTGCTACAGTGGGAAAGGACCAGCATCTCTGGTTCCCCTGGTGTTGGGGAGTCATGACAGGGTGTGCCTATCAGGGCAGGTCCAATTCTGCTATGGTGTGTGTGATACCAGACAAATTCCCTTTTATGTTCAGGCTTACTCATTCTATACCAGCAGCcagcatacacaaaaattaatgctTACAGAAGTAAGCCTGTATAAACAGGTACACACTCAGATCCATACTTAGTGATGCCTAGCCACACTGTCATAGACACAGACATGgattcacattcacacacacacattctttcttCCATCAaagcctccccctcccccacccctttgCCTTTTCTAAGACCTCCCTGGCACAGATGGCCCCTCCTTCTGTGCTCCATAAGCACTCCTTTCATGTCTCCCTTAGAGACTACATATTGTGTACCGTGATTCTTGGTTCTTGGTTACCACACTGGTCTCTCTTCCTAGGCTATGATGCTTCCAGGGGAGGTCTGTAGCTTATATCCCCAGCACTAATGTCTGAGCTTGACACATTATAGGTACTCAGTTCATTTATGATGTGACTCTATGTACAGAGGTACCCCAGATATTTGTAACATAGAAACGCTTCCACTAAAGGACACCCATGGTTCAGTTCTATCAATTTTCTTTCctgtaaaaatgagaataataatattgCACTTCTCATTTCACAGGCTCGCTATGAGACccaatgtatttgaaaatatttgatgaaatagTAAGCACCATACAAATTATGATATTATAGACTATAAgagtaatattaaataatattattaaatgaatgGGGAGGTGATAAGTAGTGACTTAAAAAGTCCGGCTTTGTGGCTCTGTCATATGCTAGCTGTGTGAATTTAGttgtaagttacttaacctttttgGACCttagttttctaatctgtaaaatgagaataatcaaAGCATGTTATGTAATGTTATGTCATGTTTTTTTCTGAAGGTGAacaagataatatatgtaaagtgcttaaacTAATGCCTAGAACTCATGTTCAGTAAGTGTtggctatcattattattattattcagtatAAATACATATTGAGGAACAGATATATATtgacatagaaaaataaacatatccaGATATACtcacccgtgtgtgtgtgtgtgtgtgtgtgtgtgtgtgtgtgtgtgtgtgtgtgtctgtccatAGCTCTGGTGGCCAAACTACAATGAGCATTTTCCATGTGTCAGACCTAGGTATAGTGACTTTGctcatattaacttatttaacctTCACCACAAACCTGTGAGGTAGGTAGGTACTGTTGTCCCGATTTTGTGTATAAGAAAACTAGGACATGGAAAAGATGGTAATctactcaaggtcacatagctaataaattATGGAGCTAAGATAGAGATTCAGGTGGTCTAAATTCAGAAACTGCACTCTCAGACACAAAGTACTACTGTTTCTGTCATTGTATCCTACACAGATATACTCACACAGAACTATTCACCAAAATGCATATGGCAAGGGAGAAATACACGTACACACAAAACTTAGATAAATGGCCACCTTTGCATTCAGGGGTGGTTagtgagtgatatggtttggctgtgtccccacccaaatctcaactggAATTGTACTTGCCATAATTCCcgggtaggaggtaattgaatgcTATTCTCATGAAAAGAGtaagttatcatgagatctgatggttttatagggagCTTACCCCTttgctcagctctcattcttctctctcctgctgccttgtaaagaaggacatgtttgcttccccttccatcatgattataagtttcctgaggcctccttagccctgaggaactgtgagtcaattaaacatttttcctttataaattacccagtctcaggtatgttctTATatcagcatgagaatggactaacacagtgtCAGTGTAGTTTAAATACTTACTGCACATCTAGTGCTTTGCCAGATACTGTTGGACTACAAAGGCTTTGTAATTATTTGTTACTTTTATGAGACATCTGTTTccaacctattttttaaaattttgtacccCATAGATAAAAATTTAGGGCATACATACtgagtatatgtatatttatatgtatatacccaaTTATAACTACATAATATACTAGTACAGTAGTACATGTATAAGCTTTGTACATGTACTACTGTActagtatattatataattatgataTACAAAAGATAAGCAAagatatgataaaaatatttattttaaaatttgtaagtaTTTATCAATagatacatttataaatttaaatattcatatttattattaaatatatgataaacttaaaaataatattaataaactaattaattttatttattaacagCACAAAAACCAATTAACAGCATAAGGTTTTATTGATCATGTATAACTTCTGAGAGCAATAAGCTTAATTTTGTTAAACTCATTGTTTAACCCTTTGAGATAATGATTTGATCATCTGGTTTTAAGATCAATTTATTTAGAATCTGTTTTTTGGCTGATATAGCAGAAAGAGATGTAATACAAAAATTCAGATGGTATCACAAAATATGATAAGCatgtgaagtgatggatatgtaaATTAGCTTGATTTACTCATTCCACAGTGTAAACATATATCAACACATCACATTGTACATCATAAATgtataccatttttatttgtcaatttaaaaaaaaataagaaaaagtggaAACATCCCAAAGGTCCATCAACTGATGGATGGATAAACAGAATGTGATATAACCATACAATAGACTACTATTCggcaagaaaagaaacaaagtactaatacatgtgacaacatggatgaacctcaaaaacattatgctgagtgaaagaagccagacacaaagaccaCATATTGCGTGACTCCATTCATATGGAAAGGTACAGAATGagcaaatctatagaaacagagGTAGATTAATGGCTGTGCAGGGATAAGATCGGGTAAAGAAAGGTACCAGGGAGTGATTGCTAATCAGCAGAGTTTCATCttgggatgatggaaatattctaaaattagattttggTGATGATTTCAtgactctgtaaatatactaaaaaacattgAGCTGTGTGCCTTAACTATGGTATGTTaagtatatctcaataaagctattagaaAATTCAGAAGACATAATGTGTGATATTTATGTCACTGTAGTGGGTAAAGGGCGTGATGTCTTTTCTCACCCATCATAAGGGTCACAGCTGACACTCCtttaacaaaagacaggttaacatgAAAAGCATAACATATTTATCTAATCAGagttttacatgacacaggagtcttcagaatgaagacccaaagatccAAAGGAAAACTGTCCATTTTTATGCCTAGATTTGATGCAGAGTGGATAGCCGTGCAGAAATGCGACTGGACAAAAAGGGAATGATCTTACAGCAACAGACTGAATGAGGAAACCCAGGAAAGCCTGCCTGTTAAGATTCTACTTGGTCTCTCTGTGTGGCATTCCTTTTTCCAGGGATAGTGCAAGACCCCTTTTAGAATGAGGGTCTTATAATCTACTTGCAGACAGAGTAGGTCAGAGAATTTCTGTATGGTCAGCTCTTACACAGAAAAATGGGAGAATGTTAGAATActatttctaggttttatggctggctttggagagaggggttctagtttctatgatccaccttggggaagagaaattctagtttctatggcttgCCCTTGGGGGAGAAAAGGGAGCAAGGAGAAAGGAGGGCATGAGAAGTTCAGAGAGAGACTTTGCTTTTAAGGGATTTTCAATCACCTTTtgttcaaagtactcagcatgccaaagtGCCATACTTTGAGTTATCATTTTCTGAATCCCAACAATTCCTATTTTCACTGTACttctctatttattattttatctagtatatatttttatttattgttattgattATATCATAAATGgtgagggtttttatcattttttatttgtttgctttctttaaaGGAATAGAAGAGACTACCACCAGTTGTAGCAGTACTTTTGAAAACTTACCATCTATGTGACCCGAACCGTGGTAGGAGTGAGCACAGTCAGAGGTTAAAGATAGACAATAGTATCCCCTAGTTTGCTCTGTACTTATCTATGGTCCACTTGTGCTGGTGAGCTGATATGTGTGGTGGATAACCattcccaattttttaaaattaaagtaaaatttccaatttattttatataagccAATATTATCCCATTAGTAATAATTAcaggggaaaaaacagaaactcTTTTGTGACAAAAGTATTTTAGCATCTATATAAACACCATAAGTGATAGGACATAATTTGAGAGCTATTTATTTTCActaaacatatattaataaaacaatgtttccaatCCCTCAACCCATTCAGACATATACACATTGTTGTGGGAGATCATTTTTcttatgaaagaataaaatgtgtgctataagaaaaaaaatcaaaagtctaACAGAAGTTAATCACTGATTGTGTTAACtaaattattattctcatttttcttacttATCTATGAAATATTCCaaagttttattgaaatttgGACAGTAAGTCTCTTTCTAATGtgaattagtttttcttttaacaatggGTTTAAAATCCATAAAACTCTTgatttggaaaaatttttaacAGCTTAGATATTTATGCTTCCAAGTGTTTCAAGTGTTCAGATATAACAGATTTtaatatatgtcacattttcattatttgggGTAGCAAAAATCACATAACAATggaaaaatttctaaattaaatcTCTTCAAAATGCCTTCTCCATTgcacaatgtttttaaaagttaccatttaattcatttaaaaatagtactTAAAGAGACACGTTGCGtgtgcattcatttttttaatctgctgGTAGCATACCATTGACATTGTCataaaaaataactttggaaCACTTATCTTAAAGTTGAGCAACTCTTTAAGTACTCTTTACATACTTTACCACTTGCCAAACAGCACTTTTCGTGTGGAACAGTAGAATTTTATGGCATTTTCCAGTTTCATTTATTGCAAAgattctataatattttaaaagactcatATTTCTAAAACTAACTACATGGGTACATCTTGCATACTTTGGCTTCAAATTATGCACATTTCTTGCATAGTAATTACTTGGTGAATAAATTTTGTTTGTGATGGTCTCTCTGACTCCAGgctgtttatatttatttgagtTAAAGCAGCCTTTTCCTCAGTAGTTACACTTCCataatttttccataaattattcCTTCTATTGAAGATCATTTCAGTTGTGAATATATCTGCTCCcatacatttttccatttatatccCCTTAAAAAGAGTTCTTCATGTATTTCAAAAGATTCTGAGACAGAATCTATAAAGTACCACAAGTTCAAACATGTTAGAAATAGCTGCTGTTTTTTAATCCACATAAATAGCAAACTTACATAATTACAACACTGCATAAATTGATCTAATACTTGTTTCTTCAAATTTTCAGGAATGTTCAGGAGTGTTTCCCAGGTGTCTATCAATGGAATCTGTCAATATGAGAAAGGATTTTAGTTTATCACTTTACTGGTTTCTGAGTATTAATTCAGCTATTTCCCCAACAGTTTGGCTTTTGctataaaataagaaactttAGAAGAGGTTTCtaaacatttatctttatatttagtgaaatgttttaaagtaCTGGATTGAGTGTGGTATAATTTTACATATCACTGGAAAATTTGAGAGATTTGCTTTCCTATTTTGgatgcctaatttttaaaaccagtttgctgaagtataatttatatacagtaaaactAATCCTTCAGAGGTGCCCTGTTTTACAAATTCCACAAACGTATTGAGTGTGTAAGCAACACactcaaaatatagaacatttccattaccctGGCAAGTTCCCTGTACCTTTTAGTAGCCAATCCTTTTACCTGCATCCAACCTCAGACAACCACAGATCTGATTTCCGttcctatagttttgccttttccagaatgccataaaaatagaattgcttAGTATAGGAAGTATAGACTTTCAagtctggtttcttttacttagtacaaagtcttttttattattc
Protein-coding regions in this window:
- the NHLH2 gene encoding helix-loop-helix protein 2, with protein sequence MMLSPDQAADSDHPSSAHSDPESLGGTDTKVLGSVSDLEPVEEAEGDGKGGSRAALYPHPQQLSREEKRRRRRATAKYRSAHATRERIRVEAFNLAFAELRKLLPTLPPDKKLSKIEILRLAICYISYLNHVLDV